From the Montipora capricornis isolate CH-2021 chromosome 2, ASM3666992v2, whole genome shotgun sequence genome, one window contains:
- the LOC138027219 gene encoding uncharacterized protein — MSADKLHENKCVPDTRHMHMWVNASVKTMNSQVCFRGERTSLVRVKAEKTSYVSCTSGHLERNLWSQSVDNSSNTRQQTKNEGKIKQGNLGPSLHTKEIQSILSVKQEPEEEMCHNEGHDSSTPPISSRGKRAKSQEMTTYELSDEAKLDYIKAETVESLPESEAKRESSIRPEKVATSQSSPRDHGSLFFPWQPNDKLKGNPFKGEKEERKDPPYHHTSYLCFPGKPVYSHFPAPNFAQKFPGKHILEQYFGKDTKADSIRFDQRQVSQNDESLDKNEDESGRDQEHLGSGTREKSLSPTDGADHTACPEQDESSQPREIFDSGHMSKKDEEPVWKKYQWYRERKRPSSLQIKRQNAEQPIFKKYNEIRDKRFKEGRVVADKRRLSEPWKFPEENRKACPPSSPLNIASHKAISPIDTNAPIKRRKISHDSVFPGYRNYFQDLVGGADQEISRKQHVVSRYRIDDMRLNCTDEKYYFDKDNEVQTSLPCCDEKSRNGCETTVNNDCLSSPPNHDEEELSDTVFEEKVDVRPGTLRHYPQDVAKILRLNRIVKAVRNHNTIGRKAAEKMKRSQITSNQKESQDRDEKRSYSHRQEPRMDDKSHAYQAMDKWGFKNETLATADERKNKNQISNGFSHSEDHQQFAKYEPKNRFEGRLEFSGLTRPFFEQKSVIKGEMKAQDDDEPVCQVNGLLSLPGLRETKFSVSLGELKRRMNPPETLTRVEMISYVRQAKSAGRILLDKNNIVTSNRSHPTILSRVCESEAKVLADGILKMNKEYLPMAFLARKTVNAYKDDGCKVDNCEDCRLKLRRRVVDVEITRNSLKELQKAIEETKKEDAFDTFELASHTFGVANILNHLSLLDEYFRLLLLTLQDE; from the exons ATGAGCGCCGATAAACTGCATGAGAATAAGTGTGTACCGGACACAAGACACATGCATATGTGGGTGAATGCCAGT GTGAAAACTATGAATTCTCAAGTTTGCTTCCGCGGAGAAAGGACGTCGCTAGTTAGGGTTAAAGCCGAGAAGACTTCTTACGTAAGTTGCACGTCTGGGCACCTTGAAAGAAACCTCTGGTCGCAATCCGTTGATAATTCTAGCAACACAAGACAGCAGACGAAGAATGAGGGGAAAATAAAACAAG GGAATCTGGGACCCTCGCTTCATACAAAAGAAATTCAATCAATTTTATCAGTCAAACAAGAACCAGAAGAAGAAATGTGTCACAACGAGGGGCATGACAGCAGCACACCACCGATCTCATCCAGAGGAAAGAGAGCCAAGAGTCAAGAAATGACAACCTACGAGTTAAGTGATGAAGCAAAGCTAGACTATATCAAAGCAGAAACCGTCGAGTCCCTTCCCGAAAGTGAAGCGAAGCGAGAGAGCTCTATTCGTCCCGAGAAGGTCGCAACTTCCCAGTCTTCGCCGCGCGATCAcgggtctctcttctttccaTGGCAACCAAACGATAAATTGAAGGGGAATCCTTTTAAAGGAgagaaggaagaaaggaaggaccCACCGTATCATCACACTAGTTACCTGTGTTTCCCGGGAAAACCAGTTTACAGTCACTTTCCAGCTCCAAACTTCGCTCAAAAGTTTCCTGGAAAGCACATTTTGGAACAGTATTTTGGAAAAGACACGAAGGCAGATTCAATCCGATTCGATCAACGTCAAGTTAGCCAGAACGACGAAAGCCTCGACAAAAATGAGGACGAAAGCGGTCGTGACCAAGAGCATCTAGGTTCCGGGACCCGAGAAAAGAGCTTATCGCCCACAGATGGAGCCGATCACACGGCTTGTCCAGAGCAGGACGAGTCAAGTCAGCCAAGAGAAATCTTCGACAGTGGCCATATGAGCAAGAAGGACGAGGAACCAGTTTGGAAAAAATACCAGTGGTACAGGGAGAGGAAAAGGCCAAGCTCTCTTCAGATAAAACGACAGAACGCAGAACAACCTATATTCAAGAAATACAACGAGATCCGTGACAAAAGATTTAAGGAGGGAAGGGTGGTGGCAGATAAAAGAAGACTTTCTGAGCCCTGGAAGTTTCCTGAAGAAAACAGAAAAGCCTGTCCGCCTTCTTCTCCTCTCAATATAGCATCCCACAAGGCAATTTCTCCAATTGACACTAATGCACCAATCAAGCGGAGAAAAATCTCACATGATTCTGTATTTCCTGGCTATAGAAATTATTTCCAAGACCTGGTTGGTGGCGCAGATCAAGAAATCTCGCGAAAACAGCATGTTGTTTCTCGCTATAGAATAGACGATATGCGCTTAAATTGTACCGACGAAAAATATTACTTCGATAAAGACAACGAAGTGCAGACTTCGTTGCCTTGCTGCGATGAAAAATCGAGGAATGGCTGTGAAACCACAGTTAATAATGATTGCCTTTCAAGCCCCCCTAATCATGACGAAGAAGAGCTGAGCGACACAGTTTTCGAGGAGAAAGTAGATGTTCGTCCAGGGACCTTACGCCACTACCCTCAGGATGTTGCAAAGATTTTACGACTCAATCGAATCGTTAAAGCAGTCAGGAATCATAACACAATAGGGCGAAAGGCAGCCGAGAAAATGAAGCGATCACAGATCACGTCCAATCAAAAGGAATCTCAAGATCGGGACGAGAAAAGATCGTATTCTCACCGACAAGAACCACGCATGGACGATAAGAGTCACGCCTACCAAGCCATGGATAAGTGGGGATTTAAGAATGAAACATTGGCGACAGCTGatgagagaaaaaacaaaaatcagatcTCGAACGGTTTCTCACATTCTGAGGATCACCAACAGTTTGCGAAATATGAACCAAAAAACCGGTTTGAAGGAAGACTGGAATTTTCAGGTTTAACGCGACCTTTTTTTGAACAAAAATCTGTTATCAAGGGAGAGATGAAGGCTCAAGACGACGATGAACCCGTTTGTCAAGTCAACGGTCTGCTGtctctcccggggttaagagaAACCAAATTTAGTGTCAGTTTGGGAGAACTGAAGCGTCGAATGAATCCCCCAGAGACGCTAACAAGGGTTGAAATGATCTCCTACGTGCGTCAGGCAAAGTCCGCTGGTCGTATCTTGCTTGACAAAAACAACATCGTTACTTCAAATCGCTCGCATCCCACAATCCTATCGCGCGTATGTGAGAGCGAGGCAAAGGTGCTGGCTGatggaattcttaaaatgaACAAGGAGTACCTCCCGATGGCTTTTTTGGCGCGCAAAACAGTGAACGCTTACAAGGACGACGGCTGCAAAGTCGACAACTGCGAAGATTGCAGGCTCAAACTTAGAAGGCGGGTCGTGGACGTCGAGATAACAAG AAATTCCCTGAAAGAGCTGCAAAAGGCCAttgaagaaacaaagaaagaagatgCGTTTGACACGTTTGAACTTGCCTCTCACACATTTGGAGTGGCAAATATTCTCAACCATTTATCTTTGTTAGACGAATATTTCCGACTTCTTTTGTTGACTCTACAAGATGAATAA
- the LOC138027228 gene encoding aminoacyl tRNA synthase complex-interacting multifunctional protein 1-like produces the protein MLDCLTTTSRCSIKYSFLISNCFRVISKARVSMVTGGDAVERLERRAVEAEETISVLQSQLIFLKKAAEKKTKSSGIKDHISALKQENDSLKQEVEKLKAELEYWEVRNGLRQFSLPTLTQAVTSFLAQEKVDTVSTAEQAEVKEEKPAEKKPKKEKAEKKGKSEKTTGSKAAEKPSSAEPDVHHIDFRIGKVLSVEKHPDADTLFVEEIDVGEELPRTVCSGLVGSVSLDELQDRMVIVMCNLKPVKMRGVTSQAMVMCSGHEKLFEVLDPPEGCVPGDRVTFEGYPGDPDSQLNPKKKIWEQVKPHLRTNDAGVACYKDVPFTVTGKGVCTSRTLKNATVS, from the exons ATGTTGGATTGTTTGACCACCACATCTCGGTGTTCAATAAAATACAGCTTCTTGATAAGTAACTGTTTTCGAGTGATTTCCAAGGCAAGAGTAAGCATGGTGACGGGTGGAGATGCTGTAGAAAGGCTTGAGAGGCGCGCAGTCGAAGCTGAAGAGACAATCTCCGTTCTACAGTCACAGTTGATCTTTCTCAAAAAGGCGGCAg AGAAGAAAACCAAGTCCAGTGGCATAAAG GATCACATTTCTGCTCTTAAACAAGAAAATGATAGTTTGAAGCAAGAAGTTGAGAAGCTAAAAGCAGAGCTGGAGTACTGGGAAGTTAGGAATGGTT tgagACAATTTTCCCTCCCAACCTTAACACAAGCAGTTACTTCTTTCTTGGCACAAGAGAAAGTGGATACAGTGTCTACAGCTGAGCAAGCTGAGGTAAAGGAGGAGAAGCCAGCCGAAAAGAAACCTAAGAAGgaaaaagcagaaaagaaaggaaaatctGAGAAAACTACTGGAAGCAAAGCAGCAG AGAAACCCTCCAGTGCAGAACCAGATGTCCATCATATTGACTTCCGCATTGGTAAAGTTTTGTCAGTAGAGAAACACCCTGATGCCGATACACTTTTTGTGGAAGAAA TCGATGTAGGAGAGGAATTGCCAAGAACAGTTTGTAGTGGCCTTGTGGGATCTGTTTCACTGGACGAGCTTCAG GATCGCATGGTGATCGTGATGTGTAATCTGAAGCCAGTCAA AATGAGAGGCGTTACATCACAAGCCATGGTCATGTGTTCAGGACACGAGAAGTTGTTCGAAGTGTTGGACCCTCCCGAGGGTTGTGTACCTGGGGACAGGGTCACATTTGAAGGGTATCCCGGAGATCCGGACAGCCAGCTTAACCCCAAGAAAAAG ATTTGGGAGCAAGTGAAGCCTCACCTTCGTACAAACGACGCTGGAGTTGCATGTTACAAAGATGTACCTTTTACTGTCACAGGAAAAGGCGTTTGCACATCACGCACATTGAAGAATGCTACGGTGTCGTAA